The bacterium genome has a window encoding:
- a CDS encoding SDR family NAD(P)-dependent oxidoreductase — MEIQGKVIIVTGAASGIGRGLCLRFAGEGARVVIAADVNEAGAKAVA; from the coding sequence ATGGAAATTCAAGGGAAAGTCATCATCGTTACAGGCGCGGCCTCCGGCATCGGACGGGGGTTGTGTTTGAGATTTGCCGGTGAAGGCGCGAGGGTGGTTATCGCGGCGGATGTCAATGAAGCGGGTGCTAAAGCGGTGGCC
- a CDS encoding transposase, with protein sequence MARATGPRKVHRYTAEFKLKAVKLSELNGVQVQDVAEALDIHPFMLSRWRKEAR encoded by the coding sequence ATGGCCAGAGCAACGGGTCCAAGGAAGGTTCATCGCTACACCGCTGAATTCAAGCTCAAGGCGGTGAAGCTCAGCGAGCTCAATGGCGTCCAGGTTCAGGACGTCGCCGAGGCGCTCGACATTCATCCGTTCATGCTGTCGCGCTGGCGCAAGGAGGCGCGTTGA